Proteins encoded together in one Entomobacter blattae window:
- a CDS encoding 2-dehydro-3-deoxygalactonokinase: protein MISAIKGHKPEGQKNLPMERLVPRERLVPREKLAPKERSASGQPYNLPDTLPVPDNFSAAKDPVVTDYVAADYVATNSIETDYIAVDWGSSNIRGWLVVKGEVKATRHAPLGITNLQGKSPLQVFEELFASWYIGQPSMLVFMAGMVGSHKGLSMVPYLRCPVALTALAEGVRHFKPYRQAQLYLVPGLCVDRPEAPEVMRGEETQLAGAFALATQQATTGHISLAEPLAEGGEIQSHALYILPGTHSKWALVENGVLTHFYTAMTGELYHLLSTQSLLKASLSQVSSREVFEEGVKAGLASKAILAELFEIRGASLLGHLQAEFTNERLSGLLLGVEIGQLSQKFLSLMRKRPIQIVGNSQLAHRYAQALALAGFKSVQIDGEQAFLAGIRSIAHAMDK from the coding sequence ATGATATCGGCCATAAAAGGGCATAAGCCAGAAGGGCAGAAAAACCTTCCCATGGAAAGGTTGGTTCCTAGAGAAAGGTTAGTCCCTAGGGAAAAGTTGGCTCCTAAGGAGAGGTCGGCGAGTGGGCAGCCTTATAACCTTCCAGATACTCTTCCGGTTCCAGATAATTTTTCGGCAGCTAAGGACCCCGTAGTGACAGACTATGTAGCGGCAGATTATGTAGCGACAAACTCTATAGAGACAGACTATATTGCTGTGGACTGGGGGTCCTCCAACATCCGGGGTTGGCTGGTGGTTAAGGGAGAGGTTAAAGCCACACGTCATGCTCCCTTAGGAATTACCAACCTCCAAGGGAAAAGCCCCCTCCAGGTTTTTGAGGAACTCTTTGCTAGCTGGTATATAGGCCAGCCGAGCATGCTGGTATTTATGGCTGGTATGGTGGGGAGTCATAAAGGGCTGTCCATGGTTCCTTACCTGCGCTGCCCGGTAGCCCTTACGGCGTTGGCAGAAGGGGTCAGGCATTTTAAACCCTACCGGCAAGCCCAGCTTTATCTTGTGCCCGGCCTGTGTGTCGATCGCCCCGAAGCGCCAGAGGTGATGCGAGGAGAGGAAACCCAGCTGGCCGGTGCCTTTGCCTTGGCCACCCAGCAGGCGACCACCGGCCATATCTCCCTTGCCGAGCCCCTTGCAGAGGGTGGAGAAATTCAGAGCCATGCGCTCTATATCCTGCCAGGAACCCATAGTAAATGGGCATTGGTTGAAAATGGTGTACTCACGCACTTTTACACTGCCATGACAGGAGAGCTCTATCATCTTTTATCAACCCAGTCCTTGCTTAAGGCTTCTCTCTCGCAGGTTTCTTCTCGAGAGGTGTTTGAGGAAGGGGTAAAGGCCGGCCTGGCGAGTAAGGCTATTTTGGCAGAGTTGTTTGAAATTCGTGGAGCCAGCCTATTGGGGCATCTCCAGGCAGAATTTACCAATGAGCGGCTCTCTGGTCTGTTACTGGGAGTGGAAATTGGGCAGCTCTCCCAGAAATTCTTATCTTTGATGCGTAAGCGCCCCATTCAGATTGTAGGGAATAGCCAGCTGGCTCATCGTTACGCGCAAGCCTTGGCCCTAGCAGGTTTTAAAAGCGTTCAGATTGACGGAGAACAGGCATTTTTAGCTGGTATAAGGAGTATTGCCCATGCCATGGATAAATAA